The segment CATATATGTATTAGCACATATATAACAAGAAATTCTGCTTCAAATTTACTAGATCcgtttttaataaatttcttcTATTGTTTCAAGTGAGATCTTTCTATGATCTGTAATAATTGGCTAACTGATGGTTTTCTTTATTTGAAGTAAACCAGGtttcataatttaaatattatttatgttgtaGTTAGAGTATATAAACTTACTTCAAATAATTGGCTAACAAAAGAAAGTCTCTTTGTATTTTAATGATAGatgcaaaaaaacaaaacatcaagTAAAACCAAAATGATAGTTCCATTTACCAGCATGTCCTGGTGAATATGGTGTCCTAAATTGTTAATTTAATCTTCATGAGTTCGAAGACCTTTAGGTTTTGTAATTATAtaggtttcattttttttccttaGATTGGATGTTGGGCATGTTATGCTTCTTTCTACGTTTCCCCTGCATGTGTACGTTTGTGTCTCTAAGTGTCTGTATGTATATAAAGAAAAACGTggaaaaggaaataaattaaaattttagcaGAAATTCATAAAAGGAATCGAATATGTatgtttttggtcaaaaaaagaaacatacatATTCGATTCCTCTAGTGTAGTTATTAATATAGAAGAAGTacagcttgttttttttttttgtaactgagaAGTACAGCTTTTTGATGAAACCTTTCTAgcaaattcaatatatatatatatatatatgtgcttaACTTATGTATTATAAAACGTTACTAGGTTTGTTTTAACTTCTTTATTAATGttaaaatgtttgaaaaaaaatatattaggtaaaaaaaattcaaaaagaaatgGCTTCCTCATCAACAAATACGTACAACTCACCATGCGCGGCGTGCAAGTTTCTTCGCCGTAAATGCATGCCGGGATGCATATTCGCGCCATATTTCCCACCGGAGGAGCCACACAAATTCGCCAATGTCCACAAAATCTTCGGAGCAAGCAATGTCACTAAGCTCCTCAACGAGCTACTCCCTCACCAGCGTGAAGACGCAGTTAACTCCTTAGCCTACGAGGCCGAGGCAAGAGTTCGTGATCCTGTCTATGGCTGTGTCGGAGCCATCTCTTATCTCCAGAGACAAGTTCATAAGCTTCAGAAGGAGCTTGACGCGGCTAATGCTGACTTGGTTCACTACGGTCTGTCCACGTCAGCACCTGGTAACCTCGTCGACTTGGTGTGTCAGCCTCAGCCCCTTCAGCTGCAGCAGTTGAATCCAGTTTATAGGCTTTCCGGGGCGAGTCCGGTGATGACTCAGCAGCCACGTGGTACCGGAGGGTCGTATGGGACTTTTCTACCTTGGAACATTGGTCATGATCAGCAAGGAGGTAACATGTGAGAGTATATAAATTATGTGTGTGTTCCATCtattcatctctctctctctctatatatatatatatatatattatgtgtgTGCGTGTGATAAGAATACAATATAATAAGCTGGAAACTTTTTTTGGCCAATTTATTAATGCATGGACAATTCTTATTTACTTATGAtgaggtgtatatatatattgtggtTTCCGATTACTATTATATTCTTTGGtgttatgttatgttttattaattggttGTTTTAACGAGTGAATGGTCGTTTTAGACATATAATTAGTAAGATAACTAGTTTATTGTGATAAGCGACATTTGtgaattatttgatttttttttctttttttgtaggtgaatggtgattttttttcttatcaactGTTCATGATGATATCTTTAATAATTAATAGGGCGCTGGTTATTGTTACCTGGCTGGTCCAACGCCTAAACTAGGATATATTGTAGTTATGCGTGGATGCTCGAGAGAAGTTAAGGGTACTGAGAATTGAAGGATGctgatttattttagttaagttatTTAACTgcataatttaaaattagtaatatacCGAAGTGGTGTTCATTGCATgagaatatatattattgatCCTTTGAGCTATTATATTATTAGTCTTTTGgagaaaattaataatttgttgCAACTTGCTACGGCTAGGCAAGTCGATTACGAAGTTTTCTTTTACCTCTGTTTAATAATTTGTTGGAACTTATATATTATGGTGTACAGCCCTTGAGACACATATAAAATATGCTCGATCGTTAGAATGCTAATGCACTAATATATTGATGAGCATTACTGTTGAATCCTTATTTTTTGGGGTTATCCCGTTATGGAGTTAGCATGTGGG is part of the Raphanus sativus cultivar WK10039 chromosome 5, ASM80110v3, whole genome shotgun sequence genome and harbors:
- the LOC108862647 gene encoding protein LATERAL ORGAN BOUNDARIES isoform X8, which translates into the protein MASSSTNTYNSPCAACKFLRRKCMPGCIFAPYFPPEEPHKFANVHKIFGASNVTKLLNELLPHQREDAVNSLAYEAEARVRDPVYGCVGAISYLQRQVHKLQKELDAANADLVHYGLSTSAPGNLVDLVCQPQPLQLQQLNPVYRLSGASPVMTQQPRGTGGSYGTFLPWNIGHDQQGDT
- the LOC108862647 gene encoding protein LATERAL ORGAN BOUNDARIES isoform X2 — protein: MASSSTNTYNSPCAACKFLRRKCMPGCIFAPYFPPEEPHKFANVHKIFGASNVTKLLNELLPHQREDAVNSLAYEAEARVRDPVYGCVGAISYLQRQVHKLQKELDAANADLVHYGLSTSAPGNLVDLVCQPQPLQLQQLNPVYRLSGASPVMTQQPRGTGGSYGTFLPWNIGHDQQGGTAPAVGQAEEAFASGR
- the LOC108862647 gene encoding protein LATERAL ORGAN BOUNDARIES isoform X1; translated protein: MASSSTNTYNSPCAACKFLRRKCMPGCIFAPYFPPEEPHKFANVHKIFGASNVTKLLNELLPHQREDAVNSLAYEAEARVRDPVYGCVGAISYLQRQVHKLQKELDAANADLVHYGLSTSAPGNLVDLVCQPQPLQLQQLNPVYRLSGASPVMTQQPRGTGGSYGTFLPWNIGHDQQGGNMNSTGRRTSRGSICFRTLTL
- the LOC108862647 gene encoding protein LATERAL ORGAN BOUNDARIES isoform X7, whose protein sequence is MASSSTNTYNSPCAACKFLRRKCMPGCIFAPYFPPEEPHKFANVHKIFGASNVTKLLNELLPHQREDAVNSLAYEAEARVRDPVYGCVGAISYLQRQVHKLQKELDAANADLVHYGLSTSAPGNLVDLVCQPQPLQLQQLNPVYRLSGASPVMTQQPRGTGGSYGTFLPWNIGHDQQGGNM
- the LOC108862647 gene encoding protein LATERAL ORGAN BOUNDARIES isoform X3, translated to MASSSTNTYNSPCAACKFLRRKCMPGCIFAPYFPPEEPHKFANVHKIFGASNVTKLLNELLPHQREDAVNSLAYEAEARVRDPVYGCVGAISYLQRQVHKLQKELDAANADLVHYGLSTSAPGNLVDLVCQPQPLQLQQLNPVYRLSGASPVMTQQPRGTGGSYGTFLPWNIGHDQQGGNMALVIVTWLVQRLN
- the LOC108862647 gene encoding protein LATERAL ORGAN BOUNDARIES isoform X4, with product MASSSTNTYNSPCAACKFLRRKCMPGCIFAPYFPPEEPHKFANVHKIFGASNVTKLLNELLPHQREDAVNSLAYEAEARVRDPVYGCVGAISYLQRQVHKLQKELDAANADLVHYGLSTSAPGNLVDLVCQPQPLQLQQLNPVYRLSGASPVMTQQPRGTGGSYGTFLPWNIGHDQQGGRWLLLPGWSNA
- the LOC108862647 gene encoding protein LATERAL ORGAN BOUNDARIES isoform X5: MASSSTNTYNSPCAACKFLRRKCMPGCIFAPYFPPEEPHKFANVHKIFGASNVTKLLNELLPHQREDAVNSLAYEAEARVRDPVYGCVGAISYLQRQVHKLQKELDAANADLVHYGLSTSAPGNLVDLVCQPQPLQLQQLNPVYRLSGASPVMTQQPRGTGGSYGTFLPWNIGHDQQGGNM
- the LOC108862647 gene encoding protein LATERAL ORGAN BOUNDARIES isoform X6, which codes for MASSSTNTYNSPCAACKFLRRKCMPGCIFAPYFPPEEPHKFANVHKIFGASNVTKLLNELLPHQREDAVNSLAYEAEARVRDPVYGCVGAISYLQRQVHKLQKELDAANADLVHYGLSTSAPGNLVDLVCQPQPLQLQQLNPVYRLSGASPVMTQQPRGTGGSYGTFLPWNIGHDQQGGEW